A single genomic interval of Bacteroidales bacterium harbors:
- a CDS encoding T9SS type A sorting domain-containing protein, giving the protein MNLKQILILSVIYIISVNTSFSQANAGVDQEVCTDATTLAADPPLSGYTGEWTVISGACTINNKTLYNTTVSSLLQNFNELRWTITNGTNTYTDEVIITNNYPTQALTASDEEICNNSYTLNANIYGSGESGIWTVESGSGTLLTPTINTSDVTGLASGNNTFRWTINKGICSSFDEIIITNHTVTANAGTNETICEDYTSLSANNPSPGAGTWSVVASDGSPVFGNINDFNTTISGLGPNTNSLQWTVTYGICIAYDNVIITSNKPTVALAGTYQIICDNNTFLAGNNPVQGTGKWSIVSGTATFIDISNYNTQVTGISNFSNIYKWTINKNGCISEDNVEIYYDYFVADAGTDDVTCTDSYNLNANPPAPGTGEWRVTGGNGTFVDATLNNTVVNNLLAGENTFEWKITHGACIQTSYVIITRNTASTADAGSDIETCNGTTTLSALSPSVGTGYWSLISGTGIFVNSLQNNTDVTNVGLNSNTYRWTVTNLGCSNFDDVTVTNNYVYSYAGVDQIICGTNSVLSGNQPQTGETGEWLLLAGTSIISNLTLYNSVVNNLNSGLNKYRWTITKGTCNAFDEIDITNNQYIANADISGPSDICSDSSAILGNSPPTGGTAYWTVETGTGIIDNSVDQSTFVRNLSLGANIIRWTIVKDGCSDFDEITINRNTVFADAGVDQIICDNFTSLSAVPAGSGLSGVWTVGGGSGNLADPSLANTQVTGLTSGLNTFIWTISGNGCSADDIVEITNNMFFTSTSSNQEICVSYTTISATDPLPGTGYWELISGSGVFGNVSNYNTTVSNISNNSVNIYRWNATLNGCNASDDIQVKNNFVPADAGSNITVCTNYAVLSAVTPDAGTGLWSVQSGAGLFADENSASTLVTSINLNENIYRWTVTNIVCSDYSDVSVTNNNVVSSAGGDQELCYDYTQLSAEQPPVGGTGNWELISGFANINNTTLFNTNVTNLQSGISVFKWTVFNNGCSSGAGDEVSINNKSFTAYAGEDQALEPFVTSTNLAAVLPENATGEWMLVGGGGTVSTISDPSTAVTNMPTGINTFMWTVNKNLCTSYDYVEITVINFTVNAGINRTICTDSVQLNAADYTGATQSWSVVQGTGNFDNPNLYNTWVRNCSMGANIYRWTVTQSGATTYNDIIVTQIFAYAGEDQLVCTNNITLEGNIPGNGYSGLWSVVSGTGNIISPTFYNTEVQNIDFLNNIFQWSVISPECIISDYVYVYNDMVTADAGTDQEIETLDTYLNAVMPFNTNTELWSVISGSGTFTDDTDPGTYVSGLSEGENIFRWTVSNDNCSDFDDVTVRYIYNNGGGTYINDINDNFRIYPNPNSGKFNIEKNDNTAFNIEISDLYGKLIYFEENISENNKTINLLNVPAGIYFLKITSGKSKRTIKIVKR; this is encoded by the coding sequence ATGAACCTTAAACAAATCTTAATATTAAGTGTAATTTACATTATTTCTGTAAACACTTCTTTTTCACAAGCAAATGCAGGCGTTGATCAAGAAGTTTGTACCGATGCTACAACACTGGCTGCCGACCCGCCTCTTTCGGGTTATACCGGAGAATGGACTGTAATTAGCGGTGCTTGCACTATTAATAATAAAACTTTATACAACACAACAGTAAGCAGTTTACTACAGAACTTTAATGAATTACGTTGGACAATTACAAACGGCACAAACACTTATACAGACGAAGTAATAATTACAAACAACTACCCCACGCAAGCATTAACAGCTTCCGATGAAGAAATATGCAATAATTCATATACATTAAATGCAAATATATATGGTTCGGGAGAATCAGGCATTTGGACTGTTGAGAGCGGAAGCGGAACTTTATTAACACCCACAATTAATACTTCTGATGTTACAGGGCTTGCATCCGGGAACAATACTTTCAGATGGACAATAAACAAAGGTATTTGCAGTTCTTTCGATGAAATCATTATTACAAATCATACTGTTACGGCAAACGCAGGTACAAACGAAACAATTTGCGAAGATTATACAAGTCTTTCGGCAAATAACCCTTCACCCGGTGCAGGAACATGGTCAGTTGTTGCATCAGACGGAAGTCCTGTTTTCGGAAATATAAATGATTTTAATACTACAATAAGCGGTTTAGGTCCGAATACAAATTCTTTACAGTGGACAGTAACATACGGCATTTGCATCGCATATGACAATGTCATTATTACAAGCAATAAACCTACTGTTGCCTTAGCCGGAACATATCAAATAATTTGTGATAACAATACATTCCTTGCCGGAAACAACCCTGTTCAAGGTACCGGAAAATGGAGCATTGTTTCGGGTACGGCAACTTTTATAGATATAAGCAATTACAACACACAAGTTACCGGAATCAGTAATTTTTCTAATATATATAAATGGACAATCAACAAAAACGGATGTATTTCGGAGGATAATGTTGAAATATATTACGATTATTTTGTTGCAGATGCAGGAACAGATGATGTTACATGTACTGACAGTTATAACCTGAATGCAAATCCGCCGGCTCCCGGAACAGGAGAATGGAGAGTAACCGGGGGAAACGGTACTTTTGTTGACGCAACCCTTAATAATACTGTGGTAAATAACTTACTTGCAGGAGAAAATACTTTTGAATGGAAAATTACACATGGTGCATGCATACAAACTTCTTATGTTATCATTACCAGAAATACCGCATCAACAGCCGATGCAGGTTCTGATATTGAAACTTGTAACGGAACAACTACGCTGTCTGCATTAAGTCCTTCGGTCGGAACAGGTTATTGGTCTCTGATTTCAGGAACAGGAATATTTGTAAATTCTCTGCAAAATAATACCGATGTAACAAATGTAGGGTTAAATTCTAATACATACAGGTGGACAGTTACAAATCTCGGGTGCTCAAATTTTGATGACGTAACAGTTACAAACAATTATGTTTATTCCTATGCCGGAGTCGATCAAATTATTTGCGGAACAAATTCTGTTTTAAGCGGAAACCAACCGCAAACCGGAGAAACCGGAGAATGGTTATTATTAGCGGGGACAAGCATAATTTCAAATCTTACGCTTTATAACTCAGTTGTAAACAATTTAAATTCCGGCTTAAATAAATACCGTTGGACAATTACAAAAGGAACTTGCAATGCTTTTGACGAAATTGATATTACAAATAACCAATACATCGCAAATGCCGACATAAGCGGACCTTCTGATATATGTAGTGATTCTTCCGCTATTTTAGGAAATTCTCCGCCGACAGGAGGAACAGCTTATTGGACTGTTGAAACAGGCACAGGAATAATTGATAATTCTGTTGACCAATCTACCTTTGTAAGAAACTTATCTCTCGGTGCAAACATAATAAGGTGGACAATTGTAAAAGACGGTTGTTCTGATTTTGATGAAATTACAATAAACAGAAATACTGTTTTTGCCGATGCCGGAGTAGATCAAATAATCTGCGATAATTTTACAAGCTTATCTGCTGTTCCTGCAGGAAGCGGACTTTCAGGAGTATGGACTGTAGGCGGAGGTTCAGGAAACTTAGCAGACCCGAGCTTAGCAAATACACAAGTAACAGGTTTAACATCAGGTTTAAATACATTTATTTGGACAATTTCCGGAAACGGTTGCTCAGCGGATGACATAGTTGAGATAACAAACAATATGTTTTTCACATCAACAAGTTCAAATCAAGAAATTTGTGTGTCTTACACTACAATAAGTGCAACGGACCCTTTACCGGGAACAGGATATTGGGAACTTATTTCGGGTTCGGGAGTATTCGGTAATGTCTCAAATTATAATACAACGGTAAGTAATATTTCAAATAATTCAGTTAATATTTACAGGTGGAATGCAACTTTAAACGGATGCAATGCTTCTGACGACATTCAAGTAAAAAATAATTTTGTTCCCGCTGATGCAGGTTCAAATATAACAGTTTGTACAAATTATGCTGTTTTATCGGCAGTAACTCCCGATGCCGGCACAGGTTTATGGAGTGTGCAATCAGGTGCAGGATTATTTGCAGATGAAAATTCGGCAAGTACATTAGTTACAAGCATTAACTTAAATGAAAATATTTATCGTTGGACAGTTACAAATATTGTATGCTCAGATTATAGCGATGTTTCAGTAACAAATAATAATGTTGTATCATCTGCCGGAGGCGACCAAGAATTGTGTTACGACTACACACAATTATCTGCAGAACAACCGCCGGTAGGAGGAACAGGAAACTGGGAGTTAATTTCAGGATTTGCAAATATTAATAATACAACTTTATTTAATACAAATGTAACAAATCTACAAAGCGGAATTTCTGTTTTTAAATGGACAGTATTTAACAACGGATGTTCAAGTGGTGCAGGAGATGAAGTTTCAATAAACAATAAGAGTTTTACCGCTTATGCAGGAGAAGACCAAGCACTTGAACCCTTTGTAACATCAACAAATTTAGCAGCCGTTCTGCCTGAGAATGCTACAGGAGAATGGATGCTTGTCGGCGGAGGCGGAACTGTAAGCACAATTTCTGACCCTAGTACGGCGGTTACAAATATGCCTACGGGAATTAATACATTTATGTGGACAGTAAACAAGAATCTATGCACTTCTTATGACTATGTTGAAATTACGGTAATAAACTTTACGGTAAATGCAGGAATTAACAGAACAATTTGTACTGATTCTGTTCAATTAAACGCAGCTGATTATACAGGAGCAACACAAAGCTGGTCTGTAGTTCAAGGAACCGGTAATTTTGATAACCCAAATTTATATAATACTTGGGTAAGAAACTGCAGCATGGGAGCAAATATATACCGATGGACAGTTACACAAAGCGGTGCAACAACTTATAATGATATAATTGTAACACAAATATTTGCCTATGCCGGAGAAGACCAACTTGTATGTACAAACAACATTACGCTTGAAGGAAATATCCCCGGTAACGGTTACTCCGGGTTGTGGTCTGTTGTTTCGGGAACCGGAAATATTATCTCTCCCACTTTTTATAATACCGAAGTTCAAAATATTGACTTTTTAAATAATATTTTTCAGTGGTCGGTAATTTCACCTGAATGTATTATAAGTGATTATGTTTATGTATATAATGATATGGTTACTGCTGATGCCGGAACAGATCAAGAAATAGAAACACTTGATACTTATCTTAATGCTGTAATGCCTTTCAATACAAATACAGAATTATGGTCAGTTATAAGCGGCTCAGGTACCTTTACAGACGATACCGACCCCGGCACATATGTATCAGGCTTATCGGAAGGCGAAAATATTTTCAGATGGACTGTTTCTAATGATAATTGTTCAGATTTTGATGATGTTACCGTAAGATATATATATAATAACGGAGGAGGAACATATATTAATGATATTAATGATAATTTTAGAATATACCCAAACCCTAATTCCGGTAAATTTAATATAGAAAAAAATGATAATACTGCATTTAATATCGAAATTTCAGATTTATACGGTAAATTAATTTATTTTGAAGAGAATATTTCAGAAAATAATAAAACAATAAATCTATTAAATGTTCCTGCCGGAATTTATTTCTTAAAAATTACATCCGGGAAAAGTAAAAGAACCATTAAAATAGTCAAAAGGTAA